In Lolium rigidum isolate FL_2022 chromosome 3, APGP_CSIRO_Lrig_0.1, whole genome shotgun sequence, the genomic window ctgaaaataatgaccaatatcatcatttaccTTAACCCCGACACTCCCTCCTTGGACATATTGTTGGATCATCCGACACCATTCAGGAGCAAAGCCCTTCATTCTCAAAGTCTGTTGTAAGAACGgccatttcactttatcataagccttttcaaagtcaatcttAAATAGAACCATATCCATCTTCTTATTATGTAACTCATGAATCgtttcatgaagaatgaccaccccCTCTAAGATATTCCTTCCCTATATAAAGGCTGATTGTGTGGGTTTTATAACTCGTGGGCAATCCCCGTTATACGATTTGTACCTGCCTTCGTAAATATTTTAAAACAGATATTCAGTAAATaaattggtctatattgttgtGAATTTGTAAAGAGGCCCAATTAAGTTTATGTATTACGCTTTCTAAATTAGAGTGCAGATTTCTAAAGTTAGAATGTGTATATTTGTCGTACGAGTGTGTCAACATCTCATATTAACATGTgtgtaccaaatgttattgttctcACCACATAGACAAAATGTAATAAACAAAAAACCATAGAAAATCGGACAAGGAAAAGGAGAACCCGAGAAGAACTTAAAACCCACGTGAAATCGACTCGTCGTAAAAAATGATACCGAACGTGTAGGTAAAGATCATCAAAACAAGAGAAAAATATTCCAAACCTTGATTCCTCTCGAGTCTCTAGGAAAAGGAACATGTTCGAGGAAGTAGCAAGGGATCGCCCCGACACCCATAGAGACTAACCCCAGTTCTTTTGAGTTATTTCTTTACTATCTTATTTTGTTTTATGTTGCCATTACACAATATTACTCCATAATCGCACGCCTCGTTTcgaatgatgttgatgctacacACTGTAGTCTGGAATCCTCTTATTCCTTTGTATGGAACAATCTCTAGATTGTTATTCTTCTAAAGAGCATGGAGAAGCCTATTTCTAAAGTGGAGGAGAAGACCATGTTTGCTGTTATTTCCAACCCAAGTGATTTTTTAAAGATGTGAGGGAATCTATGTCATGTGCTACGAAGGCCTCTCGAATTTGCTCTAGGGTAGAAGCTTTGAACGTAGACCCGGATACAAATCTTTCACTCACTGAAAAGTGAAAACCTGTGACTATATCGTCCTGAAGACGGATGCGACGGGAAGAAGTGGCATTTAGAAGTGTTGCTGACTTTACATTTAGGTTTCGGCATAACAAAGCTTTTTGAACAATTATCCCCCCACTCCGCCGCCGCTTATTAACCTTCTTCGAATATGCCGTGATTCCTACAACACGCTCGGTTATCAAAAGAGACAGAGTAGATGGCCTTCCTCGAAATATCTgccgttgttgttgtttcttTGTCATTGGTGGCATGGAGGTTTTAATTCAGGCAATGTCATGAGTTGTGTCCGCTGATACTACCACAACAGAGTTTGctactttttttcttcttctttgagccGCCGGTTACACTTGAAATTGTCATGTCGAATGTGTGCCATGAATTGTTTTCATATTTCTTATAACTTTTATTGCGTGTTTTCGACATGGGGTGCAACCATTGCTAGAATAAATTCTAGATGTACATGGTTTCTCGCAAGTGGTGGCTGGCTCGTTTATTCGGTTGATGGGTTGTCTTTGTTTTAGAGAAATTATTTAGTTGTCTTAGGTAAACCTCATTCTATTTATCTATTTGTAGAGAGGTAGTGCAAGTAGCTACCACCGCGGAAAACTTCCACACGACCTGATTTTGTTCTGGTGATGTCAACACGATGAGATGACAACTGAAAAGAAGGTGGACACACGGTACTTTGCCCGTAAGCAAAACCACCCTCCACGGCACGCGCACCTTCCCTCAAATAGCGACGACGAGGCCCCCTCTTCCTCTACAGCGAACcaatttctcttcttcctccatccacTTTCCCCTCAACCTCTCCCCTAGATTCCACCCCAAAATTTTCCGATCTCCCGATGCGCAACTccggcgccaccgccgcctcggCCCCTCCGGCCGGCATGTACGGCTCCTACACCGCCCCAcccgcctcctccggcggctaCGCCAAGATCCCCACCTACCCAACCCCGCCCTCCTCCTACCCCAACCCAACCCACGTCCCGCCCGCATCGCCCTCGCCCTCCGCCCCGGCCCCGATTCAGGACCCGACGGCGCCGCCCTCCTCGCTCGCCAAGGCCGCCGAGCTCGTCACCCGGTTCCGGGAGCAGGGGTACGCCCTGGTGGCCGCGCGCCGGCCCTGGGGCGAGGTCTTCCGCACCCCGGCCTTCTCCAGGCCGCCCAACCTCGGGGAGGCGGTGGCGCGGATGCGCCGCAACGCGGCCTACTTCCGCTCCAACTACGCTCTCgccatcctcgccgccgtcgccgcctcgctGCTCTGGCACCCGGGCACGCTCTTCGCGCTCCTCGCGCTCTGCGCCGCCTGGTTCTTCCTCTACTTCGCGCGCCCCTCCGAGCCGGGCCAGCCGCTGCGGATCCTCGGCACCGAGTTCGACGACGGCACCGTCCTCGCGGCCCTCTccggcgtcaccgtcgtcgcGCTGCTCTTCACCGACGTCGGCTGGAACATCGTCGGCTCCGTCATGGTCGGGGTCGCCCTCGTCGCAGCCCACGCCGCGCTCAGGTCCACCGACGACCTCTTCTTGACCGAGCAGGAGGCTGCGGGTAACGGGATCATGGCCGCCGGCATCAGTGCTGCTGGACCCATCTTGCCCACCTACGTCCGCATTGCTTGATTCTGTGCAGCTTTGGCGTGGTGTGATGCCGCCCAAGATTTGGTACTACCATATCTTTTCagcgttcttggtgttcttgcttgCAACTGCCGGTCCATTATCTGTTACATAGCACTTCCGTTGGCATGTAAAAAattctagattggtttgtgattatTTTTAGACTCATTGTAATGTGTGCGATCATACTATGAACATATGCTGCTCTTTCTATGTTGAGTTGGCAATGGGCACTGTCACGTTTTTCATTTGTATAAAACTGGTATGTTGGTAATAGTCATTGCCATCCTATTCGTTGATGTTTTTGTTTGTCAATTTGGTAACTCTACACCCAGATGCATGAATCTAGTAGTACCACTTTACGGcttgattgaaatatatataatgTCAAGTTTCTAGGATTTATGTCTTCACAATCCTTTGTAATTTCTCCTAGCATGCCAACCCAACCATCTGTTTCTCTACATGGTAATGCAAAAGATGCCATCAACACTGCTTCTGCCCTGTCTCACAGATCACATCAGTTAAATGCACACAGGTGGTTTCCTTTTCTTTGCATTTTTCTGTAGTCTCACCGGAATGTTGAAATCATCTTTGTTTCTTGGTTCCCTGGAAATCATCTTCTTGAGAAGATCTGCAATGATAAGATGCAATCATACTATGAACATATAGGAGTACTGTTTTCTCTCAATTGAGTTGGTATCTGGTACCGTGAATCCGTGATGTGTTTCATACATAAAACTCTTATTATCTTGATAAGAGCCATGCCATCTGATTCTTTACTTCGATGACCTGTAATTGATGTTTTTATGCAGTTTGCTTTGTGAATTTTGTAACTCGTTACACCAAGACATATGAATTAGTATTATCTCTTTGTGCTGATTGAGACATATCATGTATAGCCTGAAGCCAGGATACAGGTCTCCACAATCGATCATTTGTAATGCTTCTACCATGCCAATTCATCCACCTATTCCTCTACATGTTACAGTGCCATGTTAGGTTGCAGACTATGCTATCAACACCTCATTTATCCAGTTGTACAGATTGCTTTAGTTGATTGCATATAGCTGTTACCTTTTCATTTGCATTTTTTTTGTATCGGCCATGACCCATAATGATGTTGGCTCACTGGAAAGTGGAAATCATCTTCGTTTCATGGTTCACTGGATTTTATATTCTTGCGAAGATCTGCAATGATGATGTTCATTGAATCGAAAGTAAAAACGGTGAGATTTGTTCAGAATAGGGGTACTTCAGcacacacaccacacacacaTTACTTTCCTGTAAGATCTGGAGAAGAGGAAAGTCATATCAGTCCGCTCATCGTTTTGCTCCCTTTTCCTACTAACTGGTGCGAAGGCAGAGGATCCTCAGTTCACCATgatatctgtgagctttttgctgATTGGCATCAGATCAAAGGTGATTGAAAGATTGTTTGATTTTTACTCGATTCACGTTTCAAACACAAGCATATACGGAGTATGATTTGTATTCTGGGCGTGACTTGCGTTCTGCATTTGGTGTATAAGGTGTATATCTGTGATTCACGAGGAAGCAGGGTGGTTCCGTGGTTGGTTACTTGCTTGTTGCTTCCAGTTTATTTCCGCCACATGAAGTTTCCTTTGTGCAGCTATCTCCTTTTGGACGCTGCAAGTAACCCAAGACCAGATACAGTATTTTTATATATATAAACACAAGTTTCTTACTTTAGCTAAGAGCGGAACTGCATTGCATACGCACATTTGCTTAGTTCCTTGTGCTAATTAAATAGGGAGAGAAAAGGAGCATCTGTCGACGTCGTTCAGAACAAAGCTAAGCTTTCTTGGATTATGACATGACTGCAAGGCTACAGCTACACAGGCAGAAACTTCGTGTGACAGATGAAATTTTGTACAGCTTCTTTTTTCATGAAGAAACATACGAGGTTCGAGCTGAACACAAGCAATTTGTTTGTATGAAAACCAGTTTATCGCGTTTGTTCGTACAATGCAATCAGCAGAGGATTATTGCTGGAGTTTGGGTTCTTTCATGCCTAATAGTTGTCTTACTATGACCATTtaggagcatctccaccggcgtcccTCATAATGTGTCTGAACCTCTCCAAAGATTGTTCAGCGGATGCCCAAGGGCGGCCCCAATCGACTGGCTCTATTCATTTTGGCACATTTTCTTGGCATTTGACTATTTTTTTCTAATATCAGTTATTTTGTTGCTATTTACTAGTTTTACCTGGCAAATAAAAACGCAAATATAGGTAGGCATAATCAAAGCATCGGCCACCAAAATCATGGTTGACCTGACTACCAGGTTCGGCTGCCAAAACCTCACCAAGTCCGGGCATCACAAAACATATGACACATACATGGAAACCAATCTTGGCCCTCTAAGATTCGTCCACAAGATGCTCAAACCAAAGCCTTGGTCTTCAAGTCCATGTTGCTAGTGTCGGTTGTCAAGATCGTTGCAATATTTACGCCCAAATCCAGTTTGATCATCTCAGTTTCAACCTTTTTACGCGTCAAGCCTAAAGCATGTTCATGACATGTGTATGTATTTAAGAAACAAAATTTgtaatttttaaaacaaaagtatttttttttttagaaaaacctGAAGCACTGTTGCTGGGATGCACCAAGTCCGTGTTCGATCCATGTCTCGTTTGTTAATTTGTTGGTGAAAGATAATATCTTGAAAGAATCTATCCAAAGATATCTTGCACGCATCCtagttatgttttttttttttaaataatatctTGAAACAATCCATCCAAAGATATCGGCCGGCTGTCGACCGACCGAGTCATAGATTCGTAAAATTTTGAAAACATGTGTTATTTGTAAAGTTGATCAAAAAAAtgtattattttttaaaaaaacgcTCCTGgttattagggcatgtacaacgggTGACGTTAGCTTTCGCTTCCGGTTGCCACATTGAATTTTTTGATTAATTGGAAAAGAGAGAATGAACAAAAAGAAGGTTGTCTTCCGATTATGTTCACCATTGTACCATGTATCTTCCCTTATCAACATAATTTTCTAACAGAATTTAATCAATTTTCAACAATTGTTAGAGATAATAATAAAAGATAATACATTGTTTCACTTATATTTATTATCTTTTTTAGATGATGTGAACTTCTAGGAGAAGACGTGTCTTCTCTAGCACTGTGCATCCCCTTATGCTCTGCTAGCATTATCACACCGACACACTAGCAGCTAGAAAGTGTCTAAATGGAAGGTATTTATTTAATCAATGGAGTAATAAGATTTTCTGCTGCACAAAACACTCCCGATACATATTGGGGAATGATCCAGTGTACCACACTTCAAAGTTCAAATGCTACTTTGATATCactcttcaaaattcaaatttacaagtatctaaaaaatattaaaaaaatgttgAGCATTCATAAGAAGTGTATTTATAATCTCTAGAGTTCTCGGAACAAAATCCTAAATAAatatagaaaaaggaaaaaaaatacatgTTGATATTGAAAAGTGTCATTTGCACTTTTGTCTTCTTGTGATGCTATTCAAATTAGATTTTTTTTCTTAGAGTATTTCGAATTTGGTTCTGATTTTTTTGGGATTGTGAACACACTTCTTGTGAGCACTCACATATTTCTATTGAAATTTTCAGAcacttaaaaattaaaattttaaaaaataatatcATGGTAGCATTTGAAGTATGTGATCGCTAgatatttgtcaacacccggatttttaagtccagatgtctattatgccgtacatcgcaatcccaggaatattgtttttgcgagacataatagattgatatcacaacacatcatttattacaacacataatcttcttacaacaaaggatcacatgattcagtcttaatacaacatagtgttatcaccagattttggccaaatcaggagatgggccgtaagtgaagatgggcttggaggatacacgcgtggagcatctttgaagcggccttgcacgaagagtttgggcttaattgcccatgtatctgtaatatagtagatcgcatcttagtttagaattaaaagatagagtttaactcgtgcacggttaggtgcacgcccgaattagaaagtcccttggactataaatatgtatctagggttatcggaaaaggaggacaatcacgttcacaacaaacacaaatcaggcgcatcgccaccccttctttcgagggtttctcccgggtaagcatcatgctgcctagatagcatcttgcgatctaggcagcacacgtttattcgtttaccttgtgctgctcgtgctgaagcgttgttgatgacgagtagcactacttatcgtagatgttttggggcttgcatagatgcttttcttacgcatatctgcttagctgtgccgtccctcgatatctagctgcccttacacctatccgggtgtaagggcagcgtcttgcttgttcgttgtttagtagatccgatccgttatagttgctccttgattcttcaaggattggtttaatatccgtatggttaggccttgcaaacgggttgaacgattcggtagtgcgttaggtatggtttgttagtcctaagagggatgttccgggaattaacttaatgttggtttttaggcctcttttaggttagttttccattatcttccgtgtctattaggctcaactacgcgtaggatgttccgatcatacggtgaaaaccctaaactgtcgtagattggtttagctttatacCGATCAGCGAGAGCCCCATGTCGGCGTTAAcccgacgtgaaccatggggcgatcggctttgtgagccgatccacagggcaacctgagagccgatcgggctcgtatttaatgtttacgtgtctgccatgcaggaaactaatcgaagcaatccaacaccttcctggccaggtataggtcaggtggcacgcctttgcaaccgctaggacgtgtgccggaacatttgcgggacgacgtcgagggaccagggccccctgcagccttggaagcctcccggctcttcgtgttgcttaaccactgctcgccggtgggttttggcaggcaacacattctggcacgcccggtgggacaatcttctgcaacaaccacgtcaacatccgagatggcggaagaaccggtcaagtatgaagatctgcctcctgagcataagaagaaatatgatgatctcaaggccatcttggaagccgatctcatcggcgcttttgagaaaacccgttcgcacgggatcaagttcaaagggttccaacccgaaggcgcgctagagggactagatctatctctcccttcggacgaacgtaccagagccctgcgacaggagattaactatgccgttgctcactctcttcatcggcattctgagagcctggtgaatactctggagcgtgtcgcgctcaatgtggtgcaagaaatcatgaagcacaagtactctccgtcaggacctgctctaggaactcatcaaggagagatgccgctctatac contains:
- the LOC124700518 gene encoding PRA1 family protein B6-like, with protein sequence MRNSGATAASAPPAGMYGSYTAPPASSGGYAKIPTYPTPPSSYPNPTHVPPASPSPSAPAPIQDPTAPPSSLAKAAELVTRFREQGYALVAARRPWGEVFRTPAFSRPPNLGEAVARMRRNAAYFRSNYALAILAAVAASLLWHPGTLFALLALCAAWFFLYFARPSEPGQPLRILGTEFDDGTVLAALSGVTVVALLFTDVGWNIVGSVMVGVALVAAHAALRSTDDLFLTEQEAAGNGIMAAGISAAGPILPTYVRIA